A single window of Sphingomonas sp. OV641 DNA harbors:
- a CDS encoding TrbI F-type domain-containing protein — MSAPGTGPDARASAEPAPVPAPASADTGATAAATAPARRPAGFAGLTPAQLGLGLLAILLAIWGMWVTRTLMTPTDQHIVKADLSRIVGDYVQAQARSDTPPERVQAEMRRFMASLDGELQRRGKAGEVVLVGEAVLSKNVADITADVAKAVYANGVPRPRAGSGALRGQVGQAGQGVPMAAPVDLASASQPGIGPVPGAAIFGDGPAPAGAPAMSGPAPASDPALTGAAVSVFGQQ; from the coding sequence GTGAGCGCGCCCGGGACCGGCCCGGACGCCCGCGCCTCCGCCGAGCCGGCACCCGTCCCGGCCCCGGCATCCGCCGACACCGGCGCTACCGCTGCCGCGACCGCGCCCGCACGGCGCCCGGCAGGCTTCGCCGGGCTAACCCCCGCGCAGCTCGGCCTGGGCCTGCTCGCCATCCTGCTGGCGATCTGGGGCATGTGGGTCACGCGGACGCTCATGACCCCGACCGACCAGCATATCGTGAAGGCCGACCTCTCGCGGATCGTCGGCGATTACGTGCAGGCGCAGGCGCGCAGCGACACGCCGCCCGAGCGCGTCCAGGCCGAGATGCGGCGCTTCATGGCCTCGCTCGACGGCGAGCTCCAGCGTCGCGGCAAGGCGGGCGAGGTGGTGCTGGTCGGCGAGGCAGTCCTCTCGAAGAACGTGGCCGACATCACCGCCGATGTGGCGAAAGCGGTCTATGCGAACGGCGTACCGCGCCCGCGTGCCGGCAGCGGCGCGCTGCGGGGACAGGTCGGGCAGGCCGGACAGGGCGTGCCGATGGCCGCGCCGGTCGATCTGGCGTCGGCGTCGCAGCCGGGGATCGGTCCGGTGCCGGGGGCCGCGATCTTCGGTGACGGCCCCGCGCCCGCCGGCGCTCCGGCGATGTCCGGTCCCGCACCCGCCTCCGACCCGGCGCTCACCGGCGCGGCGGTCTCGGTCTTCGGGCAGCAGTGA
- a CDS encoding S26 family signal peptidase: MAQALAPASDPAPAWRPRRNLWAAMGLFFAGSIALTAIADWRDTHALLINQTTSLPNWAFVIHKTHVPQRGDYVFFVPPAHPIVIRHFGSNKQMFGKIVYGMPGDTVEHRGNAVLVAGHVVSHTKPATRFGEPLVRGSNGVVPQGCYYVGTPHKDGFDSRYAAIGYACSDKIVGVGEPIL, translated from the coding sequence ATGGCGCAAGCGCTCGCCCCGGCTTCCGATCCCGCGCCCGCCTGGCGGCCGCGCCGCAACCTGTGGGCGGCGATGGGGCTGTTCTTCGCGGGGAGCATCGCGCTGACCGCGATCGCGGACTGGCGCGACACCCACGCGCTGCTCATCAACCAGACCACGTCGCTCCCCAACTGGGCGTTCGTGATCCACAAGACGCATGTCCCCCAGCGCGGCGACTATGTGTTCTTCGTGCCGCCCGCGCACCCGATCGTGATCCGCCATTTCGGGTCGAACAAGCAGATGTTCGGCAAGATCGTCTACGGCATGCCCGGCGATACCGTCGAGCATCGCGGCAATGCCGTACTGGTCGCGGGGCACGTGGTATCGCACACCAAGCCCGCCACCCGCTTCGGCGAGCCGCTGGTGCGTGGGAGCAACGGCGTGGTCCCGCAGGGCTGCTATTATGTCGGCACGCCCCACAAGGACGGCTTCGACAGCCGCTATGCCGCGATCGGCTATGCGTGTTCGGACAAGATCGTCGGGGTCGGGGAGCCGATCCTGTGA
- the traW gene encoding type-F conjugative transfer system protein TraW has product MKAILETAAFAAILTLGMSTPIRARDHGTVGQTFPIAEADLLTTIETRLRTLEANGGIERMNKVFAERSEARIRRPKPVAGVTPAGDAREWLYDPTITIDKDIRDPKGNLVAKAGHTVNPLDFVTMRQALVFVDGDSPEQMDWATKRYTDANAKIIMVNGSPIDAMTKRQRRFYFDQEGRLTGKLGVRHTPAVAEQDGRVVKISEIVLRGKG; this is encoded by the coding sequence GTGAAGGCGATCCTCGAGACCGCCGCCTTCGCCGCGATCCTGACGCTGGGCATGTCGACCCCGATCCGCGCGCGCGACCACGGCACCGTCGGCCAGACCTTTCCCATCGCGGAAGCCGACCTGCTGACCACGATCGAGACCCGGCTGCGCACGCTCGAGGCGAACGGCGGGATCGAGCGGATGAACAAGGTTTTCGCCGAGCGATCCGAGGCGCGCATCCGTCGCCCCAAACCCGTCGCCGGCGTGACGCCCGCCGGCGATGCGCGCGAGTGGCTCTACGATCCGACGATCACGATCGACAAGGATATCCGCGACCCCAAGGGCAATCTCGTCGCGAAGGCGGGCCACACCGTCAATCCGCTCGATTTCGTGACCATGCGCCAGGCGCTGGTGTTCGTGGACGGCGACAGCCCCGAACAGATGGACTGGGCGACGAAGCGCTACACCGACGCCAACGCCAAGATCATCATGGTCAACGGCTCGCCGATCGATGCCATGACCAAACGGCAGCGGCGCTTCTACTTCGACCAGGAAGGCCGGCTCACGGGCAAGCTGGGCGTGCGCCATACGCCGGCGGTCGCCGAGCAGGACGGACGTGTCGTGAAGATCAGCGAGATCGTGCTGCGGGGGAAAGGCTGA
- the traU gene encoding conjugal transfer pilus assembly protein TraU, with translation MKALRLAAVAFLAAIAAMLALPAAAQAPSKCTGKFVNPITDVCWSCLFPMSVGGLNIWPSGRPDTPNPGLPVCACGAPVPRIGIAAGFWEPVRLADVSTKPWCFVNLGGAKISPGFDIGNGQISAAGQVGGQQQSTSKWHVHWYIYPLLYWMEILADFVCFEQASFDIAYITEVDPLWQDDTLTALINPEAVVFSNPVAQAACAGDCIAATARLPLDATFWCAGCQGPMYPMNGNVASHVGHVQASRLALSRFAFKMHREGLAWGTMGAPGLCNKYPMPMLRKQQYRIQMTNPIATVSGKAACSPIGASDMPPQAGRSFPVKGEDMGYLVWRKRNCCVL, from the coding sequence ATGAAGGCGTTGCGCCTCGCCGCGGTGGCGTTCCTTGCCGCCATCGCCGCGATGCTGGCGCTGCCCGCGGCCGCGCAGGCCCCGTCCAAATGCACCGGCAAGTTCGTGAACCCGATCACCGACGTGTGCTGGTCGTGCCTGTTCCCGATGTCGGTCGGCGGATTGAACATCTGGCCGAGCGGTCGTCCCGACACCCCCAATCCCGGCCTGCCGGTCTGCGCCTGCGGCGCGCCGGTACCGCGCATCGGGATCGCGGCGGGGTTCTGGGAGCCGGTCCGCCTCGCCGATGTCTCGACCAAGCCGTGGTGCTTCGTGAACCTCGGCGGCGCGAAGATCTCGCCCGGCTTCGATATCGGCAACGGCCAGATCTCGGCGGCGGGCCAGGTCGGCGGCCAGCAGCAGAGCACGTCCAAGTGGCATGTCCACTGGTACATCTATCCGCTGCTTTACTGGATGGAAATCCTCGCCGATTTCGTCTGCTTCGAGCAGGCCTCGTTCGATATCGCCTATATCACCGAGGTAGATCCCCTGTGGCAGGACGATACGCTGACCGCGCTCATCAACCCCGAGGCGGTGGTCTTCTCCAATCCGGTCGCGCAGGCCGCGTGCGCGGGCGACTGCATCGCCGCGACCGCGCGCCTGCCGCTCGATGCGACCTTCTGGTGCGCCGGCTGCCAGGGACCGATGTACCCGATGAACGGCAACGTCGCCTCGCATGTCGGCCACGTCCAGGCATCGCGTCTCGCGCTCTCGCGCTTCGCCTTCAAGATGCACCGCGAGGGGCTGGCCTGGGGCACGATGGGCGCGCCTGGCCTCTGCAACAAATATCCGATGCCGATGCTCAGGAAGCAGCAATATCGCATCCAGATGACCAACCCGATCGCGACGGTCAGCGGCAAGGCCGCCTGCTCGCCGATCGGGGCGTCCGACATGCCGCCGCAGGCCGGCCGGTCCTTCCCCGTCAAGGGCGAGGACATGGGCTACCTCGTGTGGCGCAAGCGCAATTGCTGCGTGCTCTGA
- the trbC gene encoding type-F conjugative transfer system pilin assembly protein TrbC, producing the protein MRRFLILASALAGVAGFQAFAQTVEGLDLDAVRARAQAMGPDAEAFVAHVQNRGDAFREEAIAVRDKANDNAVQLAKADLPRGYDGAVDFDEIIKGAGANAAGARGDAPQLIVFASLSMPPQALRRLIADTAKAGGVVVFRGFPNNSMRAFSEQMGKVVTERDQLANVGVDPRLFRAFDVQAVPAYVAVSSDFDLCSGFSCKSEVPAYDRMTGNVTLRYVLETFVDARGPGAGVAGVALRNMSKAGA; encoded by the coding sequence ATGCGCCGCTTCCTCATCCTCGCTTCCGCCCTTGCCGGGGTTGCCGGCTTCCAGGCGTTCGCCCAGACCGTCGAGGGGCTCGACCTCGATGCGGTGCGCGCCCGCGCGCAGGCGATGGGTCCCGATGCCGAAGCCTTCGTCGCCCATGTCCAGAACCGTGGGGACGCCTTTCGCGAGGAAGCCATCGCGGTGCGCGACAAGGCGAACGACAATGCCGTCCAGCTGGCCAAGGCCGATCTGCCCAGGGGCTATGACGGCGCGGTCGATTTCGACGAGATCATCAAGGGCGCGGGCGCCAATGCGGCGGGCGCGCGCGGCGACGCGCCGCAGCTCATCGTCTTCGCCAGCCTTTCGATGCCGCCCCAGGCGCTGCGCCGGCTGATCGCGGATACCGCCAAGGCGGGCGGCGTCGTCGTCTTTCGCGGCTTCCCGAACAATTCGATGCGCGCCTTCAGCGAACAGATGGGCAAGGTCGTGACCGAGCGCGACCAGCTCGCCAATGTCGGCGTCGATCCGCGCCTGTTCAGAGCGTTCGACGTCCAGGCCGTGCCCGCCTATGTCGCGGTCTCGTCGGACTTCGACCTGTGTTCGGGCTTCTCGTGCAAGAGCGAGGTGCCCGCCTATGACCGCATGACCGGCAACGTCACGCTGCGCTATGTCCTCGAAACCTTCGTGGACGCGCGCGGACCCGGTGCCGGCGTCGCCGGCGTGGCGCTGCGCAACATGAGCAAGGCCGGCGCGTGA
- a CDS encoding conjugal transfer protein TraN: MKRLVLPFLCALLAAGGGFAQTTKEEARREGNDLGKAMRANGANLPGQGQLGELPGYQGTTLPESTYFSDPDRLTAEARPIATADQNFRTVTDADNSRPRFSSAEIEEVTRRGMTIADNPDAYLEGQQLGGENGTCTPLPPGAGAKGYYEAVCNKGSQISEGPETCTARLVPTVVNTERYFYYGVRDQNEGNGFARNSVMAAKVAAGICRTEPATPHICDAQVEMGAGGDRPADYLRWCKGLSSMRTNAQLYSCSSEIPQAEIPAHVNNRTGTTYLRKEGSTSVTVTRNEGSCPALSDNEGCTATGEEVCTEGPETRMIEGVAVTQSCWAWSRTFSCRRITQGNDCTDLDANRQCTFLRDECLDDPQQGACKVSQRIYSCPLPAEQAPGDKQYICGGDVYCINGDCEPIEREASTEFKDALVALHSLGEAGKQFDPDNLTVFSGERGACSKKIFGASNCCSGKGVPLLTPWLCSAADRALDEKDDKGLCHKVGTYCSDKVLGICVTSRDAYCCFGSKLSRILQEQGRTQLNKPWGKPKDAKCEGFTIEEFQRLDLSKMDFAEVYAEFTDAAKLPDEVETMAKIQQKIEDYYGRSPRN; encoded by the coding sequence GTGAAGCGTCTCGTCCTCCCTTTCCTCTGTGCGCTGCTCGCTGCTGGCGGCGGCTTCGCACAGACGACGAAGGAGGAGGCACGGCGCGAGGGCAACGATCTGGGCAAGGCGATGCGTGCCAACGGCGCCAATCTGCCGGGCCAGGGACAGCTTGGCGAACTGCCGGGATACCAGGGCACGACGCTGCCGGAATCGACCTATTTCAGCGATCCGGATCGCCTGACCGCCGAGGCGCGGCCGATCGCGACCGCCGACCAGAACTTCCGCACCGTGACCGACGCCGACAACAGCCGCCCGCGCTTCTCGAGCGCCGAGATCGAGGAGGTGACGCGGCGCGGCATGACGATCGCGGACAACCCCGATGCCTATCTCGAGGGACAGCAGCTGGGTGGCGAGAACGGCACCTGTACGCCGCTGCCGCCCGGTGCCGGTGCCAAAGGCTATTACGAGGCGGTCTGCAACAAGGGGTCGCAGATATCCGAAGGTCCGGAGACTTGCACCGCGCGGCTCGTGCCGACCGTCGTCAACACCGAGCGCTATTTCTACTACGGGGTGCGCGACCAGAACGAGGGTAACGGCTTTGCCCGCAACAGCGTGATGGCCGCCAAGGTCGCGGCGGGCATCTGTCGCACCGAACCTGCCACGCCGCATATCTGTGACGCACAGGTCGAGATGGGCGCGGGCGGCGATCGGCCGGCTGACTATCTGCGCTGGTGCAAGGGGCTGAGCTCGATGCGCACCAACGCACAGCTCTATTCCTGTTCGTCCGAAATCCCGCAGGCCGAGATCCCCGCGCACGTCAACAATCGCACCGGCACCACGTACCTGCGCAAGGAAGGGTCGACCAGCGTCACCGTCACCCGCAACGAGGGAAGCTGCCCGGCGCTGTCGGACAACGAGGGCTGCACGGCGACCGGCGAAGAGGTCTGCACCGAGGGGCCGGAGACGCGGATGATCGAGGGCGTCGCCGTCACGCAAAGCTGCTGGGCATGGTCGCGCACTTTTTCGTGCCGGCGGATCACGCAAGGCAACGACTGCACCGATCTCGATGCCAATCGCCAGTGCACCTTCCTGCGCGACGAATGCCTCGACGATCCGCAACAAGGCGCCTGCAAGGTCTCGCAGCGGATCTACAGCTGTCCGCTTCCGGCCGAACAGGCGCCGGGCGACAAGCAATATATCTGCGGCGGCGATGTCTATTGCATCAACGGCGACTGCGAGCCGATCGAGCGCGAGGCATCGACCGAGTTCAAGGACGCGCTGGTCGCCCTCCATTCGCTGGGCGAGGCGGGCAAGCAGTTCGACCCCGACAATCTGACCGTCTTCTCGGGCGAGCGGGGTGCCTGCAGCAAGAAGATCTTCGGCGCGTCCAACTGCTGTTCGGGCAAGGGCGTACCGCTGCTCACCCCCTGGCTGTGCAGCGCGGCCGATCGCGCGCTGGACGAAAAGGACGACAAGGGGCTGTGCCACAAGGTCGGCACCTATTGTTCGGACAAGGTGCTCGGCATCTGCGTCACTTCGCGCGACGCCTATTGCTGCTTTGGCAGCAAGCTCTCGCGCATCCTCCAGGAACAGGGCCGCACCCAGCTGAACAAGCCGTGGGGCAAGCCCAAGGACGCGAAGTGCGAGGGTTTCACCATCGAGGAGTTCCAGCGCCTCGACCTCTCGAAGATGGATTTCGCCGAGGTCTACGCCGAGTTCACCGACGCCGCCAAACTCCCCGACGAGGTGGAGACAATGGCCAAGATCCAGCAAAAAATTGAGGATTATTATGGTCGTTCGCCTCGCAACTAA
- a CDS encoding conjugal transfer protein TraF, with translation MVAAPASADEAQAAEDAFYCRERRLGQWFYCEKPRAKPKTATPAPTPQASASERLAAIGKELDELKARAILEPSEANVIAYVRYQREQLDRASTFSDTWQRALWQNPDIDYTLQRPVSTVGKRAWTDTRKADRDTVMNRLGERYGMFYFFAQSCAACEVFGPILRSVAASHRMAVMAVSMDGGPSKDFPNYVVDSGQRARMGVPGNAVPALVLFDTVTRRTVPIGFGILSADEISDRIFTLTNTKVGSDY, from the coding sequence ATGGTCGCAGCGCCCGCGTCGGCCGACGAGGCGCAGGCCGCTGAAGACGCCTTCTACTGCCGCGAGCGCCGGCTCGGGCAATGGTTCTACTGCGAGAAGCCTCGCGCGAAGCCGAAGACGGCGACCCCCGCGCCCACCCCGCAGGCCTCCGCCAGCGAGCGGCTCGCCGCGATCGGCAAGGAACTCGATGAACTGAAGGCCCGCGCCATCCTCGAGCCGAGCGAGGCGAACGTCATCGCCTATGTCCGCTACCAGCGCGAGCAGCTCGACCGTGCCTCGACCTTCTCGGACACCTGGCAGCGCGCGCTGTGGCAGAACCCGGATATCGACTACACGCTCCAGCGCCCGGTCTCGACCGTCGGCAAGCGTGCCTGGACCGATACCCGCAAGGCCGACCGCGACACGGTGATGAACCGCTTGGGCGAGCGGTACGGCATGTTCTACTTCTTCGCGCAGTCCTGCGCCGCCTGCGAGGTCTTCGGCCCGATCCTGCGCTCAGTCGCCGCCAGCCACCGCATGGCGGTGATGGCGGTCTCGATGGACGGGGGACCAAGCAAGGACTTCCCCAACTACGTGGTCGACAGCGGCCAGCGCGCGCGCATGGGCGTGCCCGGCAACGCCGTCCCCGCGCTCGTCCTCTTCGACACCGTCACCCGCCGCACCGTCCCCATCGGGTTCGGCATCCTCTCGGCCGACGAAATCTCGGACCGCATCTTCACCCTTACCAACACCAAGGTCGGGAGCGACTACTGA
- a CDS encoding conjugal transfer protein TraH, with product MHTPLPPARSPFRVFRRRFAAGLASAAALSMIPADIASAQVAAKMNDFFNDAGGAANVTGPSAYQGQSAGYYSGGNVWTRFPQRSVQPFNLQLPSARAGCGGIDLFAGSFSFINSGELVAMMKGVANNALGFAFKLAISSISPQISKEIDFLQGAAQQLNQMNISSCEAAQGLVGAVWPKMQGARSTICAAVGNSQGKFSDWAKARQGCGAGGEQDATLEGNTDPKMADHIPAKPRNYTWEALKRSNKFGGFDKQFSEYLMTLVGTVVISGKDADRSIKYFGPGEDAVVTALLDGTQNGNPVKILSCRDDDCLDISEQSLPIPTASALRPRVKAMIVSMNGKIRTDSALDNAEKQLLNMTNIPLYKMLTVQALAHSSFTDGEVDALAEVVAINLLASMIDNMIDRVVTQVDFQPADQATAETWRGQLADARNKYAQRDVKVKDTVTMATNLINRSVMLESTLQNAMSPGMQAALNFSRGLSAQGLN from the coding sequence ATGCACACTCCCCTGCCCCCCGCCCGCTCACCTTTCCGCGTCTTTCGCCGGCGGTTTGCCGCCGGGCTCGCGAGCGCCGCCGCGCTCTCGATGATCCCGGCCGACATCGCCTCCGCTCAGGTCGCCGCCAAGATGAACGACTTTTTCAACGATGCCGGCGGTGCCGCCAACGTGACCGGGCCATCGGCCTATCAGGGGCAAAGTGCCGGTTATTATTCAGGTGGCAACGTTTGGACCCGCTTCCCCCAGCGCAGCGTCCAGCCCTTCAACCTGCAATTGCCGAGTGCTCGCGCCGGGTGCGGCGGGATCGACCTGTTCGCCGGCTCCTTCTCGTTCATCAACTCGGGCGAACTCGTCGCGATGATGAAGGGCGTCGCCAACAATGCGCTGGGCTTCGCCTTCAAGCTCGCCATCAGCAGCATCTCGCCGCAGATCTCGAAGGAGATCGACTTCCTGCAGGGCGCGGCGCAGCAGCTCAACCAGATGAACATCTCGTCGTGCGAGGCCGCGCAGGGGTTGGTCGGGGCGGTGTGGCCCAAGATGCAGGGCGCGCGATCGACCATCTGCGCGGCGGTCGGCAACAGCCAGGGCAAGTTTTCCGACTGGGCCAAGGCGCGGCAGGGCTGCGGTGCCGGCGGTGAGCAGGATGCGACGCTCGAGGGCAATACCGACCCGAAGATGGCCGACCATATTCCGGCCAAGCCGCGCAACTATACCTGGGAGGCGTTGAAGCGCTCCAACAAGTTCGGCGGCTTCGACAAGCAGTTCTCCGAATATCTGATGACGCTGGTCGGCACCGTCGTCATCAGCGGCAAGGACGCGGACCGGAGCATCAAGTATTTCGGCCCCGGCGAGGATGCGGTGGTGACCGCACTGCTCGACGGCACCCAGAACGGCAACCCGGTCAAGATCCTGTCGTGCCGGGACGATGATTGCCTCGACATCAGCGAGCAATCGCTGCCGATCCCGACCGCGAGCGCGCTGCGCCCGCGCGTCAAGGCGATGATCGTATCGATGAACGGCAAGATCCGCACCGACAGCGCGCTCGACAATGCCGAGAAGCAGCTGCTCAACATGACCAACATCCCGCTCTACAAGATGCTGACCGTCCAGGCGCTCGCGCATTCGAGCTTCACCGACGGCGAGGTCGATGCGCTGGCCGAGGTCGTCGCGATCAACCTCCTCGCCTCGATGATCGACAACATGATCGACCGGGTGGTGACGCAGGTCGATTTCCAGCCCGCCGATCAGGCGACCGCCGAGACGTGGCGCGGGCAACTGGCCGATGCGCGCAACAAATACGCGCAGCGTGACGTGAAGGTGAAGGACACCGTCACGATGGCGACCAACCTCATCAACCGTTCGGTGATGCTGGAATCGACACTCCAGAACGCGATGTCGCCGGGCATGCAGGCCGCGCTCAATTTCTCGCGGGGCCTGAGCGCGCAGGGGCTCAACTAA
- a CDS encoding conjugal transfer protein TraG N-terminal domain-containing protein — translation MVEVFTIGGGEYIVNVFNAVAAWTGGGGYRALLRVVMVLGFIYALMAVAFTMNVRAWLNWFLGSALIYSCLMVPTVTVKVTDRINPSLAPAVVANVPLGLGVMASFTSQVGDWLTRTAETVFVMPNELNYSTNGMIYGSRLFDMTRNFQIRDAEFSTNLQIHFKNCVFGDILLNRKSLTVLSQAKDLWAELGPGSPARGQPWIARDGSGMSSQIVTCEQAYNLLSAQWVPMIEAATSLWGKEAYTRLSTAQAAAKLKQDIPVVASAFTGSSGDYTSTMRQMTAINAFMQARDGMAGGPGSASIDTFATTRADIQARNTYNSISQQAMTWVPILNIVLTVVFYAMFPVIFPLFLMPQTGVQALKGYLTGFFYLASWGPLYVILHMICMSRGMSAANGVAEGGVSLGSFAGIGAVNAETATIAGFMLMSVPFMAAALSRGAMSISGQSMSMLNPAQNAAEAAAVEQTTGNYSYGNVSFANSSSNNLQSNQWHDAANYSTGAAGFTERASNGATRSAYGNGESVYNVSGAMSQLGTGFTENRGIAADLRQTASEMRRQAVSEEEAAARILTSTNTDRASQGTSTTIGSGFETSSSNTDSSGVENFYGNSGSTFNGIEDRSSVGNAARVTGSHRRASEDNDVTRGGYSAALGLPGGGGGGKNAGANGTGQSGGASASSPNRSPSINGGIEGGRVLSAQNSDSLHRSTERTQSTDDANTASGGIRNEKSAGDRITDGTGHQERSALTSRNERSSTASRSREQALSEAATHELRARKLNERADQLSNEASYMESHNFQVSQNLSQDFSQWYERRIAGRQGLDAPSPLAVVMTPQQRQVRDQLMSEYLASSKQEIMDSVAPRFHEPDLVDVPASPITSEADVRGHHRPGGLLPVNIPGSLPDTTGAAGRIAAGQAGIADAGRAASVMRQGHLDAGSGVRGEVDKDMNRQFFTDPKAREMPELFPGSRYLKEKIFGPSEPKSK, via the coding sequence ATGGTCGAGGTGTTCACGATCGGGGGCGGCGAGTATATCGTCAACGTCTTCAACGCGGTCGCCGCGTGGACCGGAGGCGGCGGTTATCGCGCGCTGCTGCGCGTCGTCATGGTGCTCGGCTTCATCTACGCGCTGATGGCGGTCGCCTTCACGATGAACGTGCGCGCCTGGCTCAACTGGTTCCTGGGCTCCGCGCTTATCTATTCGTGCCTCATGGTGCCGACCGTCACCGTCAAGGTCACTGACCGGATCAATCCCAGCCTCGCCCCCGCCGTCGTCGCCAACGTGCCGCTGGGTCTGGGCGTAATGGCCAGCTTCACCAGCCAGGTCGGCGACTGGCTGACGCGGACCGCCGAGACCGTGTTCGTGATGCCCAACGAACTCAACTATTCGACCAACGGCATGATCTACGGCTCGCGCCTGTTCGACATGACGCGCAACTTCCAGATCCGCGATGCCGAGTTTTCGACCAACCTCCAGATACACTTCAAGAATTGCGTGTTCGGCGACATCCTGCTGAATCGCAAGTCGCTGACCGTGTTGTCGCAAGCCAAAGACCTGTGGGCCGAGCTAGGACCGGGTTCGCCGGCGCGCGGACAGCCGTGGATCGCGCGCGACGGGTCGGGCATGAGCAGCCAGATCGTCACCTGCGAGCAGGCCTATAACCTGCTCAGTGCGCAATGGGTGCCGATGATCGAGGCGGCCACCAGCCTGTGGGGCAAGGAAGCCTATACCCGCCTGTCGACCGCGCAGGCGGCGGCCAAGCTGAAACAGGACATACCGGTCGTGGCTTCCGCCTTCACCGGCTCGTCGGGCGACTATACCTCGACCATGCGCCAGATGACCGCGATCAACGCCTTCATGCAGGCGCGCGACGGCATGGCCGGGGGGCCGGGGTCAGCCTCGATCGACACCTTCGCTACTACCCGCGCCGACATCCAGGCGCGCAACACCTACAATTCGATCTCGCAGCAGGCGATGACCTGGGTCCCGATCCTCAACATCGTGCTGACCGTCGTCTTCTACGCGATGTTCCCGGTGATCTTCCCACTGTTCCTGATGCCGCAGACCGGGGTCCAGGCATTGAAGGGCTATCTCACCGGCTTCTTCTATCTCGCCTCCTGGGGGCCGCTCTACGTCATCCTCCACATGATCTGCATGAGCCGGGGCATGTCGGCTGCCAACGGGGTCGCCGAGGGCGGCGTGTCGCTTGGCAGCTTCGCGGGCATCGGCGCGGTCAACGCCGAGACCGCCACGATCGCGGGGTTCATGCTCATGAGCGTGCCGTTCATGGCGGCAGCCCTCTCACGCGGGGCCATGAGCATTTCGGGTCAGTCGATGTCGATGCTCAACCCGGCGCAGAACGCGGCCGAGGCAGCCGCCGTCGAGCAGACCACCGGCAATTACAGCTACGGCAACGTCAGCTTCGCCAACTCGTCGTCGAACAACCTGCAAAGCAACCAGTGGCACGACGCGGCGAACTATTCGACCGGGGCGGCCGGGTTCACCGAGCGTGCGAGCAACGGCGCGACCCGATCGGCCTATGGCAACGGCGAGTCCGTCTACAATGTCTCGGGCGCGATGTCGCAGCTCGGGACCGGCTTCACCGAGAACCGCGGCATCGCGGCCGATCTGCGCCAGACCGCCTCCGAGATGCGTCGCCAGGCGGTCAGCGAAGAGGAAGCCGCCGCGCGGATCCTGACCTCGACCAACACCGATCGCGCGTCGCAGGGCACCTCGACCACGATCGGGAGCGGGTTCGAGACATCCTCGTCTAACACCGACAGCAGCGGCGTCGAGAACTTCTACGGCAACAGCGGCAGCACCTTCAACGGGATCGAGGACCGGTCCAGTGTCGGGAATGCCGCCCGGGTGACAGGATCGCATCGGCGCGCATCTGAAGACAACGACGTTACTCGCGGAGGCTATTCCGCTGCGCTAGGCCTCCCTGGTGGTGGTGGTGGCGGAAAGAATGCTGGGGCGAACGGAACTGGCCAGTCCGGCGGCGCTTCAGCGTCGTCGCCCAACCGTAGCCCGTCGATAAACGGCGGAATTGAAGGGGGTCGCGTCCTAAGCGCCCAAAATTCTGATAGTCTTCATCGTTCGACAGAAAGAACCCAATCTACGGATGACGCCAACACAGCGTCCGGCGGGATACGAAATGAAAAGTCCGCTGGTGATCGCATCACCGATGGAACTGGACATCAGGAGCGTTCCGCGCTCACTAGCCGCAACGAACGGTCAAGCACGGCGTCGCGCAGCCGCGAGCAGGCGCTTTCCGAGGCTGCGACCCATGAACTGCGCGCGCGCAAGCTGAACGAGCGGGCCGACCAGCTGTCGAACGAGGCCAGCTACATGGAGAGCCACAACTTCCAGGTCAGCCAGAACCTCAGCCAGGATTTCTCGCAGTGGTACGAGCGTCGTATCGCAGGCCGTCAGGGTCTCGATGCCCCTTCGCCGCTTGCCGTCGTAATGACGCCGCAGCAGCGGCAGGTTCGCGATCAGTTGATGTCAGAGTATCTCGCCTCGTCGAAGCAGGAGATCATGGACTCGGTTGCCCCCCGCTTCCACGAGCCTGATCTCGTCGACGTCCCCGCCTCGCCCATCACATCGGAGGCGGATGTCCGCGGGCATCATCGTCCCGGTGGGCTACTGCCCGTCAACATCCCCGGATCGTTGCCTGACACGACCGGGGCGGCAGGCAGGATCGCAGCGGGCCAAGCCGGGATCGCTGATGCAGGACGCGCGGCTTCCGTCATGCGTCAGGGGCATCTGGATGCCGGGTCGGGTGTACGGGGTGAGGTCGATAAAGATATGAACCGGCAATTCTTCACCGATCCGAAGGCCCGCGAGATGCCTGAGCTATTCCCTGGGTCACGCTATCTGAAGGAAAAGATCTTTGGCCCTAGTGAGCCCAAATCCAAATGA